GTTGCCCTCCTCCTGGCCCGGTACGATCTGGCTGATGAGCATCGGGCAGAGCGCGTTGATGGATTCCTGCGTCGTGGCCCCGCCTGCCTTGCTGATGACCGCATGGTGCGTCATCAGCAGGTCGGGAATGCGGTTGGTCCAGCCCAGCACCTCCGCCTTGGCCGGGCCCTTTGCGGCCAACGCCTGCAATTCACGCCGGAAGGCCTCGTCTCTCCCGGCCGTGATGGTGAGGCTCCAATACGGTTGCTTCAGCAGTTCCCTCACGATCGCCCGGGCCGGACCGCGGGCCGTGTTGATCATGAAAAGAATCCGCCGCGGAGCCATTGGCGGCAGGAGGTGCGGCGGGCGGTCGGCGAAGGGCAGGGCCACGGGGAATCCGCTGACATGTACCTTGTCCGCCGGCACGCCGCGCTCGCGCAGGAAGGCCGCGGAATCCGCGTCGGTGACAAACCAGCCGGCCGCGGGCGCCCGATACCAGAGCGAGTTGATCGTGATCGCGTCGGTGATGACCGTGTGGTGCGGGCAAAACTCCAGCCCGTCGGCGCGCAGGCGGTTCAGCAACCAGGCATAGACGGGGTAGGTGGAGACAATCGCGGTCGGTTGCCTGGTGCGGATGAATTCCGCGAGCAGGCGGCGGTGACTGGCCAGGGTGCGGAACAAAGCCGGGGCGCGGGGCGAGCGATCCAGCCACCGATAGAGGCTGCTCCAGATTCCTGGCGCGGTGTTGATGAGCTTCAGGTAGCCGCGGCGGCTGACCTCATTGAGCCGCGGGGCACGCAGGGCGAACAGATCGACGAGTTCGGCTGAGACGTCGGGATACTCGTTGAATGCGGCCTGCAGGGCGCGTGCGGCACTGTTGTGTCCCTCCCCGTAGCCGGCGGTGAGGATGAGCACGCGCTTCATGGGCAACGAGCTTCGCCCGAAATCCCCAAAGCCAGGTTCCAAACGCCAAACCAATCACAATCTAACGAGGAGGTCGCATTGCGGATAGGGGATTTCCCGATTTCGAGCATGGAATTTATTTGGAGTTTGGCCCTTTGGCGTTTGGAGTTTTTGTCCATTAGCGGACCGCCGCGAGGATCGCGGCTTGCGCGGTGCCCGGGAAGGGGAGCGCCTCGTCCGCCGCATCCTCGGCCGGCAGTTCCTTCGCCATGGGGAACTGCTGCACGAAGTCCTTGAACGTGATCAGCTCGAAGCGGCCGTCGTGGTGCTCGACGATGGCGGTGAGCGATTCCACCCAGTCGCCGGAGTTCAGATAGTGGATGCCGCCGATCATCTTGTCGGCGGCGGTGTGGATGTGGCCGCAGATCACGCCCGTGCAGCCCCGCTCGCGGGCGAGGGCGGCGACCTGCTCCTCAAACTTGCCCACGAAACTCACGGCCTGCTTCACGCGCGCCTTGATGGCGGCGCTGAGCGAGAAGTAGTCCTTGCCGCGGAGGCGGCGGAACCAGTTGTAGGTGCGGTTGAGCCGCAGGAGCAGCGCGTAGCCCATGTCGCCGAGGTGCGCGAGGAACACCATGTTCTTTACCACGCCGTCGAACACATCGCCGTGCAGCACGAGGTAGCGCCCTGAGGCGGACTCTAGGATGTGGTCCTCTACGAGGCTGAGCCGGTCGAACTGCATGGGCAGCAACCGGGCGAGAAAATCATCGTGGTTGCCGCGCAGATAGACGACCTCGGTGTCCTTCTTTTGCACGAGGGTAAGCACGCGGCGGATGAAGCGGGTGTGGGCCTTGGTCCAGCGGCCGTCGCGGCGCAGCCGCCAGCCGTCGATGATGTCGCCGTTGAGGAGCAGGCGCTCGCAGCGCACGTGCTTGAGAAAGTGCGTGACCTCGTCGGCCTTGGCGTGCGGCGTTCCGAGATGCACGTCGGAGAGGATGACGGAGCGGACGTTGAGGGTCGGTTTCATGGTGTGGCAGAAGGCTGAGAGCTGAGCGCTGAGAGCTGGGTGCCGGATGCGCGGGTGCGATCGAACTCATTCGCCGCTTCCTGCAGGTCGGCGAGGAAGCGGTCCACGATGGCGTCCCAAGTGAGCCCGCGAGCCGTCAGCGCGCCCTGCGTGGCGAGGCGTTCGCGCAACGTCGGTTCGCGCGCGAGCCGCACGGCGTTGGCGATAAAGGCCGCCTCGTCGCCCACGGGGGCGGTCAGGCCATTCTCACCGTGACGGATGAACTCGTGCGCGGCGGCGTAGTCGAAGGCCGAAACGGCCAGCCCGCTGCCCAGTGCCTCGGTCACGACGTTGCCGAAGGTCTCGGTGATGCTCGTGTGCAAGTAGATGTCACCCGAGGCGTAGTGCCGCGCGAGGTTGGTCCCCGTGTAGAAGCCGGTGAACATCACGTCGGGCCGCTGCCGCTGGTAAGCGGAGAGCAGCGGGCCGTCACCGACGAGCACTAGCCGGGCCCGCGGCTGGACCGCCTTGATGGCGTCGAAAGCGCGGAAGAGCAGGGGATAGTTCTTTTCCGCGGCGATGCGGCCGACGTGCAGGACGACCGGATCTTCGGGTCCGACGCCCCACGAGGCACGGAGAGAGCCGTCGCGCCGCCCGGGGTTGAACAACGTGGAATCAACGCCGCGGGACAGCAGGCGGAGATTCTGGTAACCCTCGGTTTCCAGTCGCGCCAGCAGGTCGCGGGTCGGCGCGAAGGTGCGGAGAGTGCGATTGTGGACGTGGCGCAGCCAGGCGGCAACGATCGGCTTCATCCAGCCGATGCGGTAGTCCCGGGTGTATTGGTCGAAGTTGGTGTGAAAACTCGACGTAACCGGGATACCGAGCTGCCGCGCCATCGTAATGGCCGAGGCACCGAGCGGCCCTTCGGTGGCAACATGGACGAGGTCGGGTCGGTTGAGGGTCCACAACTGCCGCAGCCGGCGGCCCGCCGGCAGGCCGAGGCGAAGCTGGGGATAACCGGGGATCGGCACCCCGGGCAGGCGGACCTGCCGGCAGGCGAGGCGTTGCGTGACGCTGAAGCGGGGCGATTCGTGGCGCTGCCTTGGCCGGATGATCGTGAGCCGGTGACCGCGCGCGGCGAGTCCATCCACGAGACGGCCGAGTGTCATGGCGACGCCGTTGATTTCGGGAGCGTAGGTTTCGGTTACGAGGACAATGTTCAAAGGTGGGTGCCCAAACGGCGGCGACCGGCCGGCCGGCGAGCCTCGGCATCATGGGTTTGCCCGGTGGAGAACCGGTGTCGGCTGGGTGACGATCCGGTTAAACGCGCCGTAAAAAATCCCGGGAGGGAAAATGGCCAATTAGTTATTGCCGCGCCCGCTCGGAAGTTTCTAACGTCCCCCTTTTAGACTGATGCAATCCCACGGCCCCAAGCGCATCTACACTCCGCAATCGCTGGATTTCTGGTTTGGGCGCATGGAAGTGGAGTGGGAGGAGCAGTTTGACGCAGGCCACGTCGAGCGTGGCCACGCGATGTATCGGGACAGCGAGATCCGCGAGGTCGAGCTGGGCGCCAAGGACGCGATCATCCACCGCCGCGTGGACAAGAAGGAGGAATATGCCGTCATCGAGTGGGACGGTGACACGATCAAGGTCCGCTCCTCCTCGACTGACGAAACCCTGGCCAATGCCATCGCCGTGGCGGGTTTGCACGAGATCGAGGAGTTGCTGGTGGACGAGATGCCTTCGCTCCTGCCGGGCGTTCCGCCCAAGGTAAAGGGAGTCAACGGCCAGAACGGCCATGCGACGGCCAACGGTGCGAACGGTCACGCGGCCGCCAACGGCAACGGCGGCGCCAAGGTTGATCCCAACCAGCCTGCGCGCGACCTGCTGCTGAGTTTCACGGCCAACGCCGACGGCCTCGTCTTCCTGGCCTACTGGAAGAACGGCAAGAATCGCATTCCGGCCCTCGGCAACACCACGCACCACCCCAGCGCCACGGAGAGGGCCAAGCTCATCGCGCTGGCCACCTACGCGCGCAAGGCCCACTTCCGCTACAACCAGACAACCCACGCCTACGCACTCGACGCGCTGGCCGACATCCCGGGATTTCTGCGTGACCTGCTGCCGCACTGGAAAAAGCAGTTCGCCATCGAGATCGACGCCAAGGTCGAGAGCATCAAGCAGGGCGCCCGCACCATCGAGATCGAGGCCGTCGCCGACAAGCGCGCCGGCAGCAGCGGCGGCCTGAACCTGCGCTGGATTTTCCGCGCCGGCGAAAAACTTCTCACCGACGAGCAGGCCGCCGCCCTCCTCAAGCACGGCCGCACTCCCATGCTTCTGCCCGACCTCGGCATCGTCACGATGGCGCCCGAGAAGTGGGAGGGCTACCAGCAGTGGAAGCGCAGTCTCGAGGAGGCACAGTCCGGCGGCGAGGTGCCGCCCTACCTGATTTTCTCCCTCTTCAACGACCAGCGCATCAAGGTCACGCTCGGGCCCGAGATCGAGGCATGGCGGCAAAAGGTGCTGACCGCGCCCTCAGCGCCGCCCGAGCTGCCCGATTACCTGCGCAATTACCAGCGTCGCGGCGTCGAATGGATGCATCACCTGTGCGAGACCGGCTGCCACGGCTTGCTGGCCGACGAGATGGGCCTGGGCAAAACCGCCCAGGTCATCGCCCTGCTCCGCGCCCGGCCCATGGGCCGGCACCGGCACATTGTCGTCTGCCCGGCGAGCGTGGTGCCGGTGTGGCGCGAGGAGATCGCCCGCTTTTTCCCGGGGGCCAGCGTCGAGATCCTGAAGTCGGGCCACGACTTCAAGCACCACAAGTCCTACTGCATCTGGCTCGCCAGCTACACCCAGCTGCGCAAACACCGCGCGCTGCTCGACACGACCGACTTTGGCTACGCCATCCTCGACGAGGGCCAGTTCATCAAGAACCCCGATGCCAAGGTCACGCAGTCCTGCTTCGCCCTGCGCGCCGAACACCGGCTGGTCATGACCGGCACGCCGCTGGAGAACCGGCAGCTCGATCTTTGGTCCATCTTCCGTTACCTGTTGCCCGGCCTGCTCGGGTCGCGCTCAGCCTTTGAGGCGGCGCTCATCCAGGACCGCGACGGCACGATGCGCCGGCTGCGCCAGCAGGTCGCCCCATTCATCCTGCGCCGCACCAAGACCGAGGTGGCGACCGAGCTGCCGCCCAAGGTCGAGATGGATCTGCTCTGCCCGCTCACCGAGGTGCAGCGGGCCGAGTATGCCCGCATCTGCACCGAGGGCCTGGCCCGGCTGGGCGAGGACATCGGTCTCGCGCTGCGCGAGAAATCTTTCGGCTTCCTCGCGTTGCTCACGCGCCTGCGCCAGGTCTGCTGCGATCCGGACCTGCTGCCGTGGCTCCACTCACCACTCTCCGACAGCGGCAAGCTCCAGCTGCTCGTTGAAAAGCTTCAGGAAGTCGTCGGCAGCGGCCACAAGGTCGTCATCTTCTCGCAGTTCGTGACCCTGCTGGACCGCGTGCGCGAGGCGCTGCAGTTGCATTATCCGGAGCTGGCGCGCTACGAGATCACGGGCATGACCGTGGACCGGCAGAAGCCGGTGAAGGATTTTCAGTCCGCGACCGGCGCCGCCGCCATGCTGGTGAGCCTCAAGGCCGCCGGCACGGGCATCACGCTGCACGCGGCGGACTACGTGTTCCTGCTCGATCCGTGGTGGAACCCCGCGGTGGAGGACCAGGCGATCGACCGCGTGCATCGCATCGGCCAGACCAACACCGTGTTTGTCTATCGCATGGTGACCGCCGGCACGATCGAGGAGCGCATCCAGGCCCTGAAGTCCGAGAAGCGCCAGCTCTTCAACCAGGTCGTGGGCGGACACAGCGGCGATTTCGAGTGGACCAAGCACTTCAAGTCGCTGCACAGCCTCATCGAGCTCAGCGCCTCCGTGGCGACCGAGAACGAGACCTATGGCCCCGCCGCGCCGGCAGTCGCGGCCGAGCCCGCCTCCGCGCCTGCGACCCCTGCGGCAACGCCCACCGGCCCGCAGGCTTGAGCGCAGGAAGCGGGCTATCAGTCCCGCGGCTGCATCACTTGGAGGGGCGCGGCTTGCGGCGACCTAATGTGCGAGGTCGGCCCAAGGACCGACTCTACACATGGGGCTCGCTGTTTGCTTCCGCTCCGTCACGGCACGGGAACAAACCCTTGCAGGCGCTGCCTCCGCCCGTAGGGTTTTGACCGCGTGAAGGAAGTCGTGCCGCAAATCTACCGCCGGTTGCTGCGTCTCTTGCGCTGGCGGTTGTGGATTGTCGAGAAGCTGCGGCCTTCGCCCTGGCAGGAGACGCTGGCGTTTGCGGCGGTGGCGGGGGTGCTCGGGGCATTGGCGGCCCTGCTGTTCCGGCATGGCATCGAGCTCGTGCATTACGTGCTCACCGGCACGGGCAGCGGCATGGTGGACTCCTTTCGAGAGTTGGAATGGTGGCAGCGACTGGCGGTGCCGACGGTGGGCGGTTGCGCGGCCGGCCTCGTGCTGCTGTTCGGCAAACGCCTGCACAAGGGACAGAGCTCCACCGACTACATGGAGGCCATCCTCATCGGCAGCGGCGAAATCCCGGTGCGGGCCAGCCTCGTGAAAAGCACGGCGGCGATGTTTTCGATCGGGTCGGGCGGTTCGATCGGCCGCGAGGGTCCGATGGTTCAGCTGGCGGCCGTGGCGGCCTCGCTGCTCGGCCGGTGGCGGAAGCTGTCGGCGCCGCAGGTGCGCCTGCTCGTCGCCTGCGGCGGCGCCTCGGGCATCGCGTCGGCCTACAACGCGCCCATCGCGGGATCGTTTTTCGTGGCCGAGATCATCCTCGGCACCATTGCCATGGAAAGCCTGGGGCCGCTGGCGGTTTCGGCCGTGGCGGCGACGCTCACCGTGCGCACGCTGTCCGACGCCCACACGCTCTACACGGTGCCCGCCTTCACGCTGAATTCGCTCTGGGAGATCGGCCCTTTCCTCGTGCTGGGCGTGCTGGCGGGCCTGCTGGCCCCGTGGTTCCTGCGCTCGCTGCGCTGGGCGGAGCGCCTGTTCACCGCCACCAACCTGCCGGTGCCGCTGCGCCTGGCGCTGGGCGGTCTTGTCGTGGGCTGTCTCGCCGTGTGGGTGCCCGAAGTCTGCGGCAACGGCTACAGCGTCGTGCTCGCCATCCTGAATGGTGAGCTCTTCTGGCAGGCGCTGATCTTGGTCTTCGTCTGCAAATGGGTCGCGACCGCGGCCTCATTCGGTTCCGGTGCGCCGGGAGGCGTCTTCACGCCGACGCTCTTCGTGGGCGCGGCGCTGGGGTATCTCTTCGGCCAGGGCGTGCATGCAGTCTGGCCGGCCGGGGCCGTCGATCCGCGGGCCTTTGCACTGGTCGGCATGGGGGCGCTCCTCGCCGCGGCCAGCCACGCGCCGGTCATGGCGATCATCATGCTGTTCGAGATGACGCTGAGCTACGACATCATCATGCCGCTCATGCTCTGCAGTGTCGTCGCCTACTATACCGCGCGCGGCATTGAGGACAACTCGCTCTACAGCGAGGCCCTGAAGAAAAAGGCCGCCGAGGCTCCGCTGCCGACCGTGCTGCCCGGCACCGTCGCCGACCTCCAGCGCCGCACGGTAGCCGTGCAGCTTACCGACCACTTCGAGGACATCGCGCGCCGCTTTCTTGAGACCCGCTACGAGGAGATTTATGTGACCACCCCCGAGGGCAAATACGCGGGCGTCATCTCGCTGCACGATATCAAGCCGCATCTCCACGACGAGACCGTGGCGACGCTCGTCATCGCCGAGGATCTGCGGCGCGACGACTCGCCGACGGTGACGCCCGAGGCCACGCTCGGTGACGCGCTGCGGTTGTTTGCCCAGCATTCCGGACAGACCCTGCCCGTGGTGGATGAACTGACCGGGCACCTGACGGGAACCTTGGTGAAGAACGACTTGTTGCTCGCGCTTTTGGAAGGGAAGGGCGCCGTGAAACGCGGCGGGACCCTGCCACCCTGGCGGGTGGGGTGAGCAGGCGGAAAATGCAGGGGTGCGCCTTGTGCGCGCCCGCTCGGGCGTAATGCAGGGCGCGGTCGAGCCGCGCCCCTACACTTCAGGCGAAGCAGGCTAAACCCCCGCTAGTTTCCCCCTTCGTCACACGGGCGTCACGAAACCGTAACATGAGCCCCCTAGGATGCGCCTGCGATTCGGCAACCTGCCGGGCGCACTGTTCACCCAAGCATCCATCCATCCGATCATGTTCAACCTTAAATCCAAAGTGACCGCCGTGCTGGCCGCCCTGATGTGCGCCGGCTCCGCCCTCGCCCAAGACAGCGGCCCGCTCATCGAGCTGCTCATCCGCAAGGGTGTCCTCAACGACCAGGAGGCCGAAGAGCTTCGCGCCGAGCTCGTGAAGGACTTCGCGGCCAACACCGCTGCGGGCAAGCTGAACCTTTCCTCCACGCTCTCCGAGTTCCGCATCGCCGGCGACCTGCGCGTCCGTTACGAGAGCCGCGGCGGCGAACTGACCAACGGTGACGACCAGAAGCGCGACCGTTTCCGTTACCGCGTCCGCACCGCCCTGACCGGCAAGGTGCTGCAGAACTGGGGCTGGGGCGTCCGCCTGGAATCCGGTGGCGGCAGCCGTTCGACCAACGTCACGCTCGCCGACGACGGCGGTCCTTACGCCAAGACCAACGACGGCCTCTACATCGGCCAGATCTACGCGACCTGGGCGCCGACCCCGGAGTGGACCTTCACCGCCGGCCGCATGGCCAACCCGCTCGTGACCACCGCGATGGTCTGGGACGGTGACATCAACCCCGAGGGCCTCGCCGAGCAGTTCCGCACCCGCCGCGGCAACAACGAGTTCTTTGTCACGCTCGCGCAGTTCGTCTATGGCACCTCGGGCAACCAGGACCCCTTCGCGGCCATCACGTCCGCCAACATCGCCGGCACCGAGGACCTCTTCCTCACCGCCTGGCAGGGCGGCTACAAGCGCTACCTCTACGGCCCGACGAACTTCTTCCAGATCGCCCCGGTTCTCTACTACTACGCCGGCGCCGACCAGCGCGCCAACATCGCGGCCTTCAACGGCGCCATGTCCGCCACCAACGCCGCCCCGGTCAACAACCTGTCGGTCCTCGAGATCCCGTTCGAATACAACTGGGTCGCCGCCAACGGCGTGCCGCTCCGCGCCTTCGCCGATTTCGCCATCAACCTCGATGCCGATGCCCGCGCCCGCAAGTTCGGCCGCACCGACCTGGACGGCGAGGACAAGGCCTTCCACCTCGGCCTCCAATACGGCAAGGCGTCGCTCCCCGGCGAGTGGGACGCCCGCGTCATCTACCAGTCGGTCGGCTCCTTTGCGCTCGATGCCAACCTGGTCGATTCCGACCTCTTCGACAGTCGCACCAACATGGAAGGCTTCATCGTCGGCGCCAACTACGCCCTCGGTGCCGCCACCCAGCTCAGCCTCACCTACGCCAACGCCGAGCGTAAGAACAACAGTGTGATCGCCTCCGGTTCCGGCGACATCGGTGCCAACAACGCCCTCGCCGACTACTGGCTCCTGCAGGTCGATCTGAACGTTAAATTCTAAACTTACCACCTCTCCCAACCATGAAAAAGACCGTCCTCTTCCTCGCCGCCGCGCTGCTCGCCGCCGGTTCCGCTTCCGCCCAGAAGCTCGTCATCAAGGGCTCCGACACCCTCGGCGCCAAGATGGTGCCGCAGGCCGCCGAGGCCTTCCGCGCCAAGAATCCGGGCGTCGTGTTCGAGATTGCCGCCGAAGGTTCCACCACCGGCATCGCCGCCATCACCGACAGCACGGCCGATATCGGCATGTCCTCGCGCCGCGCCCGTCCGACCGAGATGTCCGCCGCGCAGGCCAAGGGCGTTTCGATGAAGCCGATCATCGTCTCCTACGACGGCATGGCCGTCATCGTGAACGAGAACAACCCGGTCACGAAGCTCACGCTCCGCCAGGTCGAGCAGATCTTCGCCGGCGACGTAAACGACTGGAGTGCCGTGGGTGGCAACGCCGGCCCATTCTCCATCTACACGCGCAATACCTCCTCCGGCACCTATCAGGACTGGAAGGACCTCGCCATGAAGAAGCGCGACTACGCCAGCTCCTCGCAGAAGATGGCCGGCAACGAGCAGATCGCCGCCGAGGTGGGCAAGAACCCCAACGGCATCGGCTACGTCGGCGTCGCCTACGTCAACGCCCCCGGCGTCAAGGTGGTTCCGATCGTGAACAAGGACGGTAATCTGGTCACTCCGACCGCCGCCAACGTCCACGCCAAGACCTATCCCTATGCCCGCCCGAACTTCTTCTACACCAACGGCGAGCCCCACGGTCTCGCGGCCCAGTTCATCGAGTATCTGCTGAGCGCGGAAGGCCAGGCCATTGTCGAGAAGTCCGGTTTCATCCCGGTTCCGGTTAAGTCCTGATTCGCACCGGTTCCAACCCTCCCCCCGCCGCCCGCGAGTCCTGTCAGGAGCGCGGGCGGCGCTTTTGTAACACAACCGTAACCTGCGCCCATTGACCGGCCCCCCGGCCCGGTCCGAGCCTTGGCGCGTCACCCGGTATGTCCGATCCGACTCTTCAAACGCCCGCCGCCCGCCCGACCACCCGCGAAGCGCTTTTGCGCCGGCGCCGGAGCTGGTTCTTCGGCCTCAGCGGCGAGCAGGCGGCCAAGTTGCTCTTCCAGGGCAACGCCACCATCTCGATCATCGTGCTCGCGCTGATCACGTTCACGATCTTCAGCGACGCGGTGGGCTTCATCCCGCAGAACCGCGAGAACCTCGAGACCTACCGCCGCGCCGGCTTGGAGCTGGTGGACATGTTGCGCGGCCAGGTGCAGAGCCACAGCGCGCTCTCACGCTACCTGAGCAGCGCCCGCCAGGAGGAGCTCGCCCGTCTCACCGGTCCCGGGGGCATCGCCCTCCCCGAGGCCAACGCCCGGCTCGAGGCCTTCGACGCCTACGCCGACCGCTACGCCAATTCCATCGGCGACCACGAGACGATCCTCGGCGAGATGACCGACATGGTTTCCTCGCTCAAGGAGCGCCACGCCGTGGCCGCCGACCTGCGAGCGGCCCGGCAGAATCTCATTGATGGCATGCGCACCGCGCCGGCCGAGCGCGCCGCCACGCTCAAGGCCGAAGCCGACGCGATGGAAATTGAAACCATCGACTTTGCCGCCGAGATCAAGCCGTTGCTCGCCATGCGCCCGGCGGTC
This DNA window, taken from Oleiharenicola lentus, encodes the following:
- a CDS encoding DEAD/DEAH box helicase → MQSHGPKRIYTPQSLDFWFGRMEVEWEEQFDAGHVERGHAMYRDSEIREVELGAKDAIIHRRVDKKEEYAVIEWDGDTIKVRSSSTDETLANAIAVAGLHEIEELLVDEMPSLLPGVPPKVKGVNGQNGHATANGANGHAAANGNGGAKVDPNQPARDLLLSFTANADGLVFLAYWKNGKNRIPALGNTTHHPSATERAKLIALATYARKAHFRYNQTTHAYALDALADIPGFLRDLLPHWKKQFAIEIDAKVESIKQGARTIEIEAVADKRAGSSGGLNLRWIFRAGEKLLTDEQAAALLKHGRTPMLLPDLGIVTMAPEKWEGYQQWKRSLEEAQSGGEVPPYLIFSLFNDQRIKVTLGPEIEAWRQKVLTAPSAPPELPDYLRNYQRRGVEWMHHLCETGCHGLLADEMGLGKTAQVIALLRARPMGRHRHIVVCPASVVPVWREEIARFFPGASVEILKSGHDFKHHKSYCIWLASYTQLRKHRALLDTTDFGYAILDEGQFIKNPDAKVTQSCFALRAEHRLVMTGTPLENRQLDLWSIFRYLLPGLLGSRSAFEAALIQDRDGTMRRLRQQVAPFILRRTKTEVATELPPKVEMDLLCPLTEVQRAEYARICTEGLARLGEDIGLALREKSFGFLALLTRLRQVCCDPDLLPWLHSPLSDSGKLQLLVEKLQEVVGSGHKVVIFSQFVTLLDRVREALQLHYPELARYEITGMTVDRQKPVKDFQSATGAAAMLVSLKAAGTGITLHAADYVFLLDPWWNPAVEDQAIDRVHRIGQTNTVFVYRMVTAGTIEERIQALKSEKRQLFNQVVGGHSGDFEWTKHFKSLHSLIELSASVATENETYGPAAPAVAAEPASAPATPAATPTGPQA
- a CDS encoding MGDG synthase family glycosyltransferase; the protein is MKRVLILTAGYGEGHNSAARALQAAFNEYPDVSAELVDLFALRAPRLNEVSRRGYLKLINTAPGIWSSLYRWLDRSPRAPALFRTLASHRRLLAEFIRTRQPTAIVSTYPVYAWLLNRLRADGLEFCPHHTVITDAITINSLWYRAPAAGWFVTDADSAAFLRERGVPADKVHVSGFPVALPFADRPPHLLPPMAPRRILFMINTARGPARAIVRELLKQPYWSLTITAGRDEAFRRELQALAAKGPAKAEVLGWTNRIPDLLMTHHAVISKAGGATTQESINALCPMLISQIVPGQEEGNYELLRRHEAGALATTPKEIVATLQRAFADNGAVWQRWHDNLQRLARPNAARAIATRVLQNTASPIRTSSPPVEV
- a CDS encoding ClcB-like voltage-gated chloride channel protein; amino-acid sequence: MKEVVPQIYRRLLRLLRWRLWIVEKLRPSPWQETLAFAAVAGVLGALAALLFRHGIELVHYVLTGTGSGMVDSFRELEWWQRLAVPTVGGCAAGLVLLFGKRLHKGQSSTDYMEAILIGSGEIPVRASLVKSTAAMFSIGSGGSIGREGPMVQLAAVAASLLGRWRKLSAPQVRLLVACGGASGIASAYNAPIAGSFFVAEIILGTIAMESLGPLAVSAVAATLTVRTLSDAHTLYTVPAFTLNSLWEIGPFLVLGVLAGLLAPWFLRSLRWAERLFTATNLPVPLRLALGGLVVGCLAVWVPEVCGNGYSVVLAILNGELFWQALILVFVCKWVATAASFGSGAPGGVFTPTLFVGAALGYLFGQGVHAVWPAGAVDPRAFALVGMGALLAAASHAPVMAIIMLFEMTLSYDIIMPLMLCSVVAYYTARGIEDNSLYSEALKKKAAEAPLPTVLPGTVADLQRRTVAVQLTDHFEDIARRFLETRYEEIYVTTPEGKYAGVISLHDIKPHLHDETVATLVIAEDLRRDDSPTVTPEATLGDALRLFAQHSGQTLPVVDELTGHLTGTLVKNDLLLALLEGKGAVKRGGTLPPWRVG
- a CDS encoding putative porin; translation: MRLRFGNLPGALFTQASIHPIMFNLKSKVTAVLAALMCAGSALAQDSGPLIELLIRKGVLNDQEAEELRAELVKDFAANTAAGKLNLSSTLSEFRIAGDLRVRYESRGGELTNGDDQKRDRFRYRVRTALTGKVLQNWGWGVRLESGGGSRSTNVTLADDGGPYAKTNDGLYIGQIYATWAPTPEWTFTAGRMANPLVTTAMVWDGDINPEGLAEQFRTRRGNNEFFVTLAQFVYGTSGNQDPFAAITSANIAGTEDLFLTAWQGGYKRYLYGPTNFFQIAPVLYYYAGADQRANIAAFNGAMSATNAAPVNNLSVLEIPFEYNWVAANGVPLRAFADFAINLDADARARKFGRTDLDGEDKAFHLGLQYGKASLPGEWDARVIYQSVGSFALDANLVDSDLFDSRTNMEGFIVGANYALGAATQLSLTYANAERKNNSVIASGSGDIGANNALADYWLLQVDLNVKF
- a CDS encoding UDP-2,3-diacylglucosamine diphosphatase; protein product: MKPTLNVRSVILSDVHLGTPHAKADEVTHFLKHVRCERLLLNGDIIDGWRLRRDGRWTKAHTRFIRRVLTLVQKKDTEVVYLRGNHDDFLARLLPMQFDRLSLVEDHILESASGRYLVLHGDVFDGVVKNMVFLAHLGDMGYALLLRLNRTYNWFRRLRGKDYFSLSAAIKARVKQAVSFVGKFEEQVAALARERGCTGVICGHIHTAADKMIGGIHYLNSGDWVESLTAIVEHHDGRFELITFKDFVQQFPMAKELPAEDAADEALPFPGTAQAAILAAVR
- a CDS encoding phosphate ABC transporter substrate-binding protein, producing the protein MKKTVLFLAAALLAAGSASAQKLVIKGSDTLGAKMVPQAAEAFRAKNPGVVFEIAAEGSTTGIAAITDSTADIGMSSRRARPTEMSAAQAKGVSMKPIIVSYDGMAVIVNENNPVTKLTLRQVEQIFAGDVNDWSAVGGNAGPFSIYTRNTSSGTYQDWKDLAMKKRDYASSSQKMAGNEQIAAEVGKNPNGIGYVGVAYVNAPGVKVVPIVNKDGNLVTPTAANVHAKTYPYARPNFFYTNGEPHGLAAQFIEYLLSAEGQAIVEKSGFIPVPVKS
- a CDS encoding glycosyltransferase family 4 protein yields the protein MNIVLVTETYAPEINGVAMTLGRLVDGLAARGHRLTIIRPRQRHESPRFSVTQRLACRQVRLPGVPIPGYPQLRLGLPAGRRLRQLWTLNRPDLVHVATEGPLGASAITMARQLGIPVTSSFHTNFDQYTRDYRIGWMKPIVAAWLRHVHNRTLRTFAPTRDLLARLETEGYQNLRLLSRGVDSTLFNPGRRDGSLRASWGVGPEDPVVLHVGRIAAEKNYPLLFRAFDAIKAVQPRARLVLVGDGPLLSAYQRQRPDVMFTGFYTGTNLARHYASGDIYLHTSITETFGNVVTEALGSGLAVSAFDYAAAHEFIRHGENGLTAPVGDEAAFIANAVRLAREPTLRERLATQGALTARGLTWDAIVDRFLADLQEAANEFDRTRASGTQLSALSSQPSATP